A stretch of the Bradyrhizobium sp. CCBAU 53351 genome encodes the following:
- a CDS encoding DUF4336 domain-containing protein, protein MLQSIADNIWIADGADVSFHGFPYPTRMVIVRLSGGDLWIWSPIDLNEELRGKLISLGPVHHLVSPNKLHHLFLSRWHECFPQAHLWGPASIIGKRPDLTFERGLTDEPPAAWSRDIDQAWFRGSPLLDEVAFFHRASGTAIFGDLVQAFGEDYLRTKWKPWQRCLARLSGITALTGAHAPLDLRLSFLDRRLARKARATVLNWQPERVVMAHGQWQRSGGSVFLAQSLSWMG, encoded by the coding sequence ATGCTTCAATCGATAGCCGACAATATCTGGATAGCGGATGGGGCGGACGTGAGCTTCCACGGATTTCCGTATCCCACCCGCATGGTGATCGTCAGACTTTCGGGTGGTGACCTCTGGATCTGGTCACCGATCGACCTCAACGAGGAGCTGCGCGGGAAACTGATCAGCCTCGGTCCCGTGCACCATCTCGTCAGCCCGAACAAGCTTCACCACCTCTTCCTGTCACGTTGGCACGAATGCTTCCCACAGGCCCATCTGTGGGGGCCGGCATCGATCATTGGCAAGCGACCCGACCTGACCTTCGAACGCGGCCTGACAGATGAACCGCCGGCCGCCTGGAGCCGTGACATCGATCAAGCCTGGTTTCGCGGCTCGCCGCTGCTGGACGAGGTCGCATTCTTCCATAGAGCATCCGGTACGGCGATTTTCGGCGACCTCGTCCAGGCCTTTGGCGAGGATTATCTCAGGACCAAATGGAAGCCATGGCAACGATGCTTGGCGCGTCTGTCGGGCATCACTGCACTTACCGGTGCGCATGCGCCGCTGGACCTCCGTCTATCATTTCTCGACCGCCGTTTGGCGCGCAAAGCGCGTGCGACGGTGTTGAACTGGCAGCCAGAGCGCGTCGTGATGGCACACGGGCAGTGGCAGCGCAGTGGCGGATCTGTGTTCCTCGCGCAATCCCTTTCTTGGATGGGTTGA
- a CDS encoding DUF3224 domain-containing protein codes for MELVSPDRVLRLDPVFGSMGLEAARSIWSLSQLSMREKACLLIAGDVAVHELGLPFELHVAMALSKAEMCVEDLRELLRHVAPAAGLNPVSRAFERLAEVVAELGHSPDSHAARRPSPHPATPYPAHALEALRSADPKLALAIEKQSSELWARPGLDHRERLFASFAIDVVSGTLGQAFAAHVCMALRAGITAAEMHEALRVLAEYSTVRAWQGTIALESELRSAPRSQGGLVAPGEGSCAPRTVASKVEVEKYDRSVLSEADASGLAIVETRLVEKFIGGIVGEGRATHLRLERPDGTGTLICYERIAGSIGGLKGSFLLKAEGAMERGPVVRGRWEIVGGSGTGELERLNGYAEFSAERDESSPTGWRASTSLTYWLETSLTV; via the coding sequence ATGGAGCTAGTGTCCCCCGACCGTGTCCTGCGGCTTGACCCTGTTTTCGGATCCATGGGGCTTGAGGCCGCTCGCAGCATCTGGTCGCTGTCGCAGCTCTCAATGCGTGAAAAGGCGTGCCTGCTTATTGCTGGAGATGTTGCGGTGCACGAGCTTGGTCTCCCGTTCGAGCTGCATGTAGCCATGGCCTTGAGCAAGGCCGAGATGTGTGTTGAAGACCTGCGCGAGCTGTTGCGTCATGTGGCGCCAGCGGCCGGTCTCAATCCGGTCTCGCGGGCATTCGAGCGACTGGCGGAGGTGGTTGCAGAACTCGGCCATAGCCCCGACAGCCATGCAGCACGCCGTCCATCGCCTCATCCCGCAACGCCATACCCGGCACATGCTCTTGAAGCACTCAGATCTGCCGATCCCAAGCTTGCCCTTGCAATCGAAAAACAATCGTCTGAGCTTTGGGCACGACCCGGCCTGGACCACCGCGAGCGCCTGTTTGCCAGTTTTGCGATCGATGTTGTGAGCGGAACTCTCGGACAGGCCTTTGCAGCGCACGTTTGTATGGCGCTTCGGGCAGGCATCACAGCAGCCGAGATGCACGAGGCTTTGCGTGTGCTCGCCGAGTACTCGACGGTGAGAGCCTGGCAAGGGACGATTGCTCTTGAAAGTGAGTTGCGATCCGCTCCAAGGTCTCAGGGCGGCCTGGTGGCCCCCGGAGAGGGGAGCTGCGCGCCTCGCACTGTAGCGAGCAAGGTCGAGGTCGAGAAGTACGACAGGTCAGTTCTCAGCGAGGCGGACGCGAGCGGCCTTGCCATAGTCGAGACACGCCTGGTGGAAAAGTTTATCGGCGGTATCGTCGGCGAAGGGAGGGCCACGCACTTGAGGCTCGAACGTCCCGACGGCACGGGCACCTTGATCTGCTATGAGCGCATCGCAGGCTCAATCGGGGGCCTGAAGGGATCATTTCTGCTAAAGGCCGAGGGGGCCATGGAGCGGGGCCCGGTCGTGCGCGGCCGTTGGGAGATCGTGGGCGGTTCGGGAACAGGAGAGCTCGAACGACTGAATGGCTATGCGGAGTTCTCGGCTGAGCGGGACGAGAGCTCTCCCACGGGATGGCGTGCCAGCACGTCCTTGACATACTGGCTCGAGACCTCACTCACCGTTTAA
- a CDS encoding isoprenylcysteine carboxylmethyltransferase family protein gives MSNLHSLLLLITAGLGTAAFIALAILGRGGLRPFFSHAPLTVLTVVTVVLTIASMFTAGNLSPGVREDRSNRWVLAVFAAFGILIGWLPALTDRLDWGTIDGDTTRWCGVVIYTMGGVLRLWPVFVLGNRFSGLVAIQPEHRLVTTGPYRWIRHPSYLGMLLCVLGWALAFRSLAGVLLAAATVVPVIARMDAEEALLIGAFGEQYRTYRVRTARLLPGIY, from the coding sequence ATGAGCAATTTGCACTCGCTGCTCCTCCTCATCACGGCAGGGCTGGGGACTGCCGCGTTTATCGCCCTGGCCATTCTGGGGCGCGGTGGGCTGCGCCCGTTCTTTTCCCATGCACCCCTCACCGTGCTGACAGTGGTCACGGTCGTGCTGACGATCGCATCCATGTTCACCGCCGGCAATTTAAGCCCTGGCGTGCGTGAGGATCGGTCAAACCGCTGGGTCCTTGCCGTTTTCGCGGCCTTCGGCATTCTGATCGGCTGGCTACCGGCTCTCACGGACCGATTGGACTGGGGTACGATTGATGGCGACACAACGCGCTGGTGTGGCGTGGTTATCTATACGATGGGCGGAGTGCTGAGACTGTGGCCCGTATTCGTCCTTGGGAATCGCTTCAGTGGACTTGTCGCGATCCAGCCAGAACACCGTCTCGTCACCACCGGGCCCTATCGCTGGATCCGTCATCCAAGTTATCTCGGCATGCTTCTATGTGTCCTGGGCTGGGCCCTTGCCTTCCGCTCACTTGCGGGCGTGTTGCTGGCAGCGGCGACAGTCGTGCCGGTGATCGCGCGGATGGATGCCGAAGAAGCCCTGCTGATCGGCGCGTTTGGTGAGCAATACCGGACCTATCGAGTTCGCACGGCCCGACTGTTGCCGGGCATCTACTAA